The nucleotide sequence TTAATTGTGTCAGCATATACAAAACCAGAAATTTTATCTGAATTATTCAAATTTGAACGGGTTGATTTTCTTTCAAAACCTTTTACAAAAGAAGAATTACTTTCAAAGGTAAAAGAATTAATTGATGAACCTAAAGAATCTTTTGACAGAGCATTAAGAATGGCAAATGAATTTCTAAATTCTGGTGATCTAAATAAAGCAGAAAAACTTATTAAAAAAATGTTTAGTCTGTCGCCTTCTTCACCAATCCCACATTACCTTATGTATGAATTACTTAAAAAACGCGGTAATTTAGAACTTGCAAACAAGCACTTGAATGCCGCAAAGTCTCTTGATGAAAACATTGAGGTGAAAAAAGATGCGGAAAACAAATGAGCTTTTCATTGTTATTATAGGCTGTGGTAAGGTTGGCGGAAACATTGCCAGTATGGCTTCGTCCATCGGACACAGTGTCGTTGTAATAGATAAAAATCAAGAGTCATTCGAGAATTTGTCACCTGAGTTTACAGGTTTTACAATTATTGGGGATGCTACTGAAAAAGATGTCCTCGAAAATGCAAAGATTTCTAAAGCAGATTATGTATTTGTACTTACAGAAGATGATAATACAAATTTTTTAATATCCCTACAATGTAAATATTATTTTGGAGCAAAAAATATAATTGCAAGAGTTTACGACCCAGAAAATAGTGTATTATTTTTAGAATACAACATTAATGTTGTATCACCTACGATGCTTTTAATTGGTGATTTAAAAAATATACTGGTTGGTGAAAGCTTATGAAAGTTGTCCTAATTGGCGGCGAAAAAATTGCATATTTTCTTGCAAAATCATTCTCAAGTAAGGGATATAAAACTTATTTAGTAAACAAAGATCAAAAATTATGTGAGGATTTTGCAAGAGATCTAAAAGCTGTGGTAATTCATGGCGATGCTTCAAAGAAAAGACTCCTAGAACAATTAGATATTGAAGAAGATGATATCATAGTTGTTCTTACAAATAAAGATAAAGAAAATCTTATTATCACACAATTTGCAAAAAAGATCTTTGGAGTAAAAAATATTGTAACACTGGTAAATAATCCAGACAATATAGAACTATTTGAAAAATTAGGAATTACAGCAGTTGTCAGTACTACCACAATGCTTCAAAAAGCTGTAGAAAATTTGTTATTTGGGGAAGAACTCCAACAATTCTTATCTGTTGAAGAAGGAAAACTAACTTTCTTAAAAATAGACATACCTGAAAACTCAAAAGCTGTTGGAAAGTTATTAAAGGATTTAAATTTGCCTCATGATTGTGTTGTTGGTGGTATACTAAGGAAGGGAAAAGTTATAATTCCACATGGTAATACTGAAATAAATGCTGGAGATAGATTATATATTGTAAGTTTACCAACAGCTCAAGAACAAATTCTTGATATTTTAATGGGTGAATAAGTATGCCTAGAAAAAAAGAACAGTACAAACTAATTATTCATAACATAGGATTAGTTTTAATGTATTACACAATTATCATACTTTTCCCATTAGTATTTAATATTTTTTATCCAAATGAATTAAAAAATTCTTATGCCTTTTTATTATCAGCCTTTTTGTCTTTTTTTATTGGATACATTCTTTTTAAAGCTACAAAAGATGTTTCTTCTACAACCGTTACAGTTCGTGAAGGAGCTGTTATTGTCTTTTTCACATGGTTACTTGTTGTTTTAATAGGCTCTATTCCTTTTATACTAGTTGAAAACTTGACCTTTTCACAAGCTGTTTTTGAATCAACAAGTGGTTTTACTACTACTGGTTTGACAATGTTTACCGATGTTTCAAAAGTTTCAAAATTAATACTTGTTTGGAGAAGTATAATGCAATTCATAGGTGGTGCTGGCTTTGCACTTATAATGATGGGATCTGTCATTGGTCCAAAAGGGTTTGGTCTATATCACGCTGAAGGCAGGGTAGATAACATTGCTCCAAACATAAAACGTTCAGCAAGGATTATTACTCTCATTTATATAACTTATGCATTTTTAGGAACTGTACTACTTGATATAGTTGGAATGCCTTTGTTTGATGCGTTCAACCATTCATTAACTGCTCTTGCAACAGGTGGTTTTTCCGTAAAGAATGCAAGTATTGGAGATTACAATAACTTAAGAGTTGAAATAGTCACAATCATTCTAATGTTTTTGGGTGGAACAGGGTTTGGAGTTCACTATACACTGTGGAGAGGAAATTTTAAGGCTTTCTTAAAAAATGGTGAGCCTTGGTTAATGCTCACAACAATATTTACTTTTTCTTTAATAATGGCCTTTAACGGTATTGGAAAAGTATTTTCTACCTTTTCACAGGGTTTTAGAGAGTCTTTATTTCAAACTACGTCTGCGCTAACAGGTACAGGTTTTTCAACAGTGGATTTGACAAATCCTTTATGGATCAATTTTGGATTAGGAATGTTTATACTTACTTCATTAATGATGGCCGGTGGTGGTATGGATTCAACCGCTGGTGGATTAAAACAATATCGTATCTGGGTGACTATCAAGGTATTACTACATTCTGTAAAGGAATTTCTTCTGCCATCAAAAAGTGTTACTAAAATATCTGCTTGGAAAGGGCAAAATAAAAATTTTATAAAGAATGAAGATATTAAAGAAATTTTTCTAGTTTTTTCAATGTATTTCTTCACATTTTTCGTGGGAAGTTTAATACTAAGCTCTTATGGTTATAATCTAACTCAATCCATGTTTGAATTTGCTTCCGCAATGAACGGCGTAGGATTATCTTCCGGAATTACTTCACCAAATATGCCTCTTGGAGCAATGTGGACACTTACTATTGCAATGTTTACTGGAAGACTGGAATTTTTAGTTGTAATTTACGCTGTTGCAAAGATGATTAATGATT is from Thermosipho africanus Ob7 and encodes:
- a CDS encoding response regulator; protein product: MPHILIIDDERNVRFLIEKFLEGFTYDSLSTVEEALKNIFEKNINYDLIISDLKLPGKSGIELVKELREKAIDTPILIVSAYTKPEILSELFKFERVDFLSKPFTKEELLSKVKELIDEPKESFDRALRMANEFLNSGDLNKAEKLIKKMFSLSPSSPIPHYLMYELLKKRGNLELANKHLNAAKSLDENIEVKKDAENK
- a CDS encoding potassium channel family protein, with translation MRKTNELFIVIIGCGKVGGNIASMASSIGHSVVVIDKNQESFENLSPEFTGFTIIGDATEKDVLENAKISKADYVFVLTEDDNTNFLISLQCKYYFGAKNIIARVYDPENSVLFLEYNINVVSPTMLLIGDLKNILVGESL
- a CDS encoding potassium channel family protein, whose amino-acid sequence is MKVVLIGGEKIAYFLAKSFSSKGYKTYLVNKDQKLCEDFARDLKAVVIHGDASKKRLLEQLDIEEDDIIVVLTNKDKENLIITQFAKKIFGVKNIVTLVNNPDNIELFEKLGITAVVSTTTMLQKAVENLLFGEELQQFLSVEEGKLTFLKIDIPENSKAVGKLLKDLNLPHDCVVGGILRKGKVIIPHGNTEINAGDRLYIVSLPTAQEQILDILMGE
- a CDS encoding TrkH family potassium uptake protein; protein product: MPRKKEQYKLIIHNIGLVLMYYTIIILFPLVFNIFYPNELKNSYAFLLSAFLSFFIGYILFKATKDVSSTTVTVREGAVIVFFTWLLVVLIGSIPFILVENLTFSQAVFESTSGFTTTGLTMFTDVSKVSKLILVWRSIMQFIGGAGFALIMMGSVIGPKGFGLYHAEGRVDNIAPNIKRSARIITLIYITYAFLGTVLLDIVGMPLFDAFNHSLTALATGGFSVKNASIGDYNNLRVEIVTIILMFLGGTGFGVHYTLWRGNFKAFLKNGEPWLMLTTIFTFSLIMAFNGIGKVFSTFSQGFRESLFQTTSALTGTGFSTVDLTNPLWINFGLGMFILTSLMMAGGGMDSTAGGLKQYRIWVTIKVLLHSVKEFLLPSKSVTKISAWKGQNKNFIKNEDIKEIFLVFSMYFFTFFVGSLILSSYGYNLTQSMFEFASAMNGVGLSSGITSPNMPLGAMWTLTIAMFTGRLEFLVVIYAVAKMINDLYESIKK